The following are encoded together in the Peromyscus leucopus breed LL Stock chromosome 1, UCI_PerLeu_2.1, whole genome shotgun sequence genome:
- the LOC114681561 gene encoding cytochrome P450 2G1, protein MALGWVFSVFLSLCLLCLLISIAWKRTSKGGKLPPGPTPIPVLGNLLQVRTNNMFQSFLKLQKKYGPVFTVYFGPRPVVILCGHEAMKEALVDQADDFSGRGEMPTIDKNFQGYGLALSNGERWKVLRRFSLSVLRNFGMGRRSIEERIQEEAGYLLEEFHKVNGAPIDPTFYLSRTVSNVICSMVFGKRFDYEDKCFQSLMKMINDSFVEMSKPWAQLYDMFWRIMQYFPGSHNHLYDLLEGIKDFITSRVKINEASFDPSNPRDYIDCFLIRMHQNKSDPNTEFTLKNLVLTTLNLFFAGTETVSSTLRYGFLLLTKYPEVEAKVYEEINQVIGTHRIPTVEDRAKMPYTDAVIHEIQRVIDVVPLGVPHNVIRDTHFRGYFLPKGTDVYPLIGSVLKDPKYFRYPDTFYPQHFLDEQGRFKKNDAFVAFSSGKRICVGEALARMELFLYFTSILQRFSLRSLVPPAEINITHRISGFGNIPPIYKLCFMAR, encoded by the exons ATGGCGCTGGGGTGGGTCTTCAGCgtctttctgtccctctgcttGCTTTGCCTGCTCATCTCGATTGCGTGGAAGAGAACCAGCAAGGGAGGGAAGCTGCCCCCTGGCCCCACACCAATACCAGTTTTGGGGAACCTGTTACAAGTCCGCACTAATAACATGTTTCAATCCTTCCTGAAG ctccagaaaaaataTGGCCCTGTGTTCACTGTGTACTTTGGTCCGAGGCCAGTGGTTATTTTGTGTGGACACGAGGCTATGAAGGAGGCCCTGGTCGACCAAGCAGATGACTTCAGTGGCCGTGGTGAAATGCCTACAATAGACAAGAACTTCCAAGGTTATG GTTTAGCTCTGTCCAATGGGGAACGATGGAAGGTACTTCGGCGTTTTTCCTTGAGCGTCCTTCGAAATTTTGGAATGGGGAGGCGGAGCATTGAAGAGCGGATCCAGGAGGAGGCTGGTTATCTACTGGAAGAATTCCATAAAGTCAACG GAGCTCCCATAGACCCCACCTTCTACCTGAGCCGCACTGTGTCCAATGTCATCTGTTCCATGGTCTTTGGAAAACGCTTTGACTATGAAGACAAATGTTTCCAGAGCCTGATGAAGATGATCAATGATAGCTTTGTGGAGATGAGCAAGCCCTGGGCACAG TTATATGACATGTTCTGGAGAATCATGCAGTATTTTCCAGGAAGTCACAACCACCTCTATGACTTGTTAGAAGGGATTAAGGATTTCATAACATCCAGGGTCAAGATCAATGAAGCATCCTTTGACCCCTCAAACCCTAGGGACTACATCGACTGCTTTCTCATCAGGATGCACCAG AATAAAAGTGACCCCAACACAGAATTCACCCTCAAGAACTTGGTCCTCACCACCCTCAACCTCTTCTTTGCTGGCACAGAAACTGTGAGTTCCACCTTGCGCTACGGATTCTTGCTGCTGACAAAGTATCCCGAGGTGGAGG CCAAGGTTTACGAGGAAATTAACCAGGTGATTGGAACACACCGTATCCCAACAGTGGAAGACCGGGCCAAGATGCCCTACACTGATGCTGTCATCCATGAGATACAGAGAGTGATAGACGTTGTACCCCTGGGTGTCCCCCATAATGTCATACGGGACACTCATTTCCGAGGCTACTTTCTGCCCAAG GGCACAGACGTGTATCCCCTGATTGGCTCAGTCCTCAAAGATCCCAAATACTTCCGCTATCCAGATACTTTTTATCCTCAGCACTTTCTGGATGAACAGGGGCGCTTCAAGAAGAACGATGCCTTTGTAGCCTTTTCCTCTG GAAAGCGCATCTGCGTCGGGGAGGCCCTGGCCCGTATGGAACTCTTCCTCTACTTCACTTCCATCCTTCAAAGGTTCTCCTTACGTTCTCTGGTGCCTCCTGCTGAAATCAACATCACTCACAGGATCTCAGGCTTTGGCAACATCCCCCCCATTTATAAGCTCTGCTTCATGGCCCGCTGA
- the LOC114681567 gene encoding ATP synthase subunit f, mitochondrial-like — MASLVPLKDKKLMEVKHGELPSWIMMWNFTPSGIVGAFQRGSDWYYNKYINMQKGSISGINMVLAAYVVFRYCISYKELKHEQ, encoded by the coding sequence ATGGCATCGCTCGTGCCACTGAAGGATAAGAAGCTCATGGAGGTTAAACATGGAGAGCTGCCAAGCTGGATAATGATGTGGAATTTCACCCCCAGTGGCATAGTGGGAGCCTTTCAGAGAGGTTCTGACTGGTATTACAACAAGTACATCAACATGCAGAAAGGTAGCATCTCGGGGATTAACATGGTGCTGGCAGCCTATGTGGTTTTCAGATACTGCATTTCTTACAAGGAACTCAAACATGAGCAGTGA